ACACCCCCTGCCCGATCTCATTGAGAATCTGCTTATAGTCCGCCAAGATCTGCGCCCGCCCTTCATTCGAGTCGGGGTATTGAAAACGCGGATCATCGGCAATCTGCTTGAGCAGCGCTGCAATCTCATCACCTTGGTACCCTTGAGCCTTGAAAATCGCACGTATCTCCTGCTGAATCCGCGCTACTTCCTGCAGCCCCATCTCATGCACCTGCTGCGGTGTCTCATCACTGGTGGTGGATTGCTGCAAGATATAGGTATAGAAGGCGTCACCCTGCGGCAGCTTCCACACCCCTGCACGATTGTCGGATTTCGCCCGCAGCCGGGTCATGTAACCGATCAACTTGTGATAGGCCGGGTAGACGGACTGATCGATTGCCCGCTCCGCCTGCCTCAACAGGGCTTGCCGGTCTTCAGGTGATAGCTTGCCAAGCTGCGCCAGCTTTTTATCGAAGTGGGTGTAGAGCAGGTTCTGCGAGGCAGGCGGCGCAATCAAGCCATCCATCTCCTCCAGCACCCTGTCGATGACAAATGTAGGCGGGATGATGCCCCGCTTTTCCCGCACCTGCAGCTGCGCCAGCAATTGATCGAACTTGCGCCCTGCTTTGTTCAGCCGGGCGATGTAGTAGTCCGCATCCTGCTTGCTGGTCAATGGATGCATGGTCAACATGAAGGTCGGATAGTCGTTTTGTACTCCAAACAACTGATTGACCGGATAGTTGTGAAAACGGAAAGGCGTACCGGCCAAGCGATTGCGTGCGTACCAATCCAGCGTGTCATAGTCGAGCCGTTGCGCCGCCGTCATCCCTTTCACACTGTATCGATGCAGCGCAGCAGTGTGACGCTTGAGCCGCTGCAACTCCCGATCCATCTGTGCCAGCGATATATCGTTCAGCTCACCGTTGTGCTTGGTGATACCCCGTTGTTCCAACAGGCGCATGCGGGTGAGGTTTTCCGGCGTGTCCTGCATGGATTCCAGAAAGATACGCTCGTAGAACGTCTCGATCGGCTCCTGCTTGGCAAAGGCAACACTCGGCAGCACGGCACCCGCGACAAAGACAGCACCAGCGATGTGGGCCAGGCGGCTCATACGATCTCCTCATTATGTGGTGTGAAACAGATTCTACTGACAAGAAATGGTTTTCACCTCAGCCCAGTCATATCGATACACCAAGCCGACTGTTGGTGTGCTTCATTTGAGTTTTATTCACACCGCTGATCCTGCAGAGACAATTTCAAGGCAGCATTTTTTATAACCCGATATTAGGTTAGCCATCCACCATTTCAAAGCACATTCGAACATTCAGAACTAATCCAGAACAATACAAAGCCGAATCAAGCCACATATTATCTACACCCTGATCATGATACCCTGCACTAAATTCGGCACACATCCCATTCAATTTACATCGCACTCACCAAGCGCGGCTTCCTCAGAAAATTTGCTTGTTCATTATCGACATGATTCTGTTCAGCCTCCATCCAATCACATCAATGTACATATCCTTCCTTGAAATCACCCAGAGCATGTAGCACCTATGGTTTGGCAATGATCAACCAGACGCGGCGATGAGAGCAAAATTATTTCCCAGGGAAGAGTCCGTGCAAAATAGGTCATTCATGG
This sequence is a window from Chitinivorax tropicus. Protein-coding genes within it:
- a CDS encoding DUF885 domain-containing protein; the protein is MSRLAHIAGAVFVAGAVLPSVAFAKQEPIETFYERIFLESMQDTPENLTRMRLLEQRGITKHNGELNDISLAQMDRELQRLKRHTAALHRYSVKGMTAAQRLDYDTLDWYARNRLAGTPFRFHNYPVNQLFGVQNDYPTFMLTMHPLTSKQDADYYIARLNKAGRKFDQLLAQLQVREKRGIIPPTFVIDRVLEEMDGLIAPPASQNLLYTHFDKKLAQLGKLSPEDRQALLRQAERAIDQSVYPAYHKLIGYMTRLRAKSDNRAGVWKLPQGDAFYTYILQQSTTSDETPQQVHEMGLQEVARIQQEIRAIFKAQGYQGDEIAALLKQIADDPRFQYPDSNEGRAQILADYKQILNEIGQGVSQAFNIRPKAELDVQRIPQFKEKTSPGAYYEGPAMDGSRPGIFFANLYDIKATTRWEMRTLAYHEGIPGHHFQIAIQQEQDKLPLFRKFMPFTAYIEGWALYAERLAWEMGYQQDPFNNLGRLQGELFRAVRLVVDTGIHHQRWTREQAIDYMARNTGMVQSDVTAEIERYIVMPGQACAYKVGMMKILALREKAKQALGERFQLADFHAVVLKHGAMPLKLLEKAIDRYIEETGSSKG